The genomic interval TCATAATCGGGAAACTCCCCTTCCATAAGGCGAACCGCCATCCGCACCTGCCCCTGGGGGGAATCCCCCAGGCCTCCCGTGGCCAAACCCAGGATGCCCGGGCCCAGGGCCAGGGCCACCTCCCCTTCCCCCATGGCCTTGAGAACCCGCACCATCTCGTCCACGCTGCGGGCGGGCACCACCGCCTTCTTGGTGAAGGGCTGGGGCTTGGCAAGCCCGTAAAGGGCCAAGCGGTACCCATCGGAGGCCACGGAGCGCAACCCCTTCTCGGAGAACTCCAGCTGGACGCCCCGGAAAATGGCGCGGTATTCCTCGTTGCTGGCGGCATAGCGCACATGCGAAAGGGCCCGCTGAAGCTCCTCCACGGAAAGCAGGGTCTGCAAGGGGTAAGGCTCCGAGGGTCCCTCATGGCTGGGGAAAAACAACTCCGGGTACCCCTCATCGGGCGCCAGGCTCAGCCGGGTGCTGAAGGAGCCCGAGGAAAGGAAAAGCTCCGCGCCAAAGGCCAGCTCCACTTGGTCCCCGGGAAGGCTGCGCACCAGTTGGAAAAAGGGCTGGGCCGGAACCAGAAACCGGCCCTCCCCCTCGCTGGAGAGGTGGAGGCGCACCTCCAGATCCACTTCCCCGTTGGTCCCAAACAGGGTCAGGACCCCCGGGGAAAGGGCAAGGCCCAAGTAGGTGAAAAGGGGGTTGGAGCTTCGCGTGGGTATGACCCTCTCCAGCAAGGAGACGTGTTCGGTAAGCAAGTTTTTGGGAATGGTTACCTTCATTGTGGCTTCCTCCTCTCTACTGCTCTTACTGGTTCTTTTAAAGCTTTATAAGGATAGTAGTCGTAGTAGTAGGGGCTGTGGATATGTGGATAAGGGGGGATAAATCCCGTCGGGGAGGGCAAACCGCATGTGGAAAACTCCTGTGGATAACTGGCCTTGGCCTGTGGATAAGCTGTGGATAACTGGCCAGTTATCCACAGGCTAGAGAAGCGGCCAGGTTTTCCACAAGTTGTCCACAAGGTTATCCACAGAAAAACCCGGGTTATCCACAGGGTTATCCACAGGTTATCCACAGGGGTCATGACAGGGCCTCTTTCAGGCTGCGAAGCAGCTTCTGCACCTCTCGGTCGCTTTCCGAAAGTTCCTGAACCTTTTGGATGGCGTAAAGAACGGTGGTGTGATCCCGTCCCCCGAAAAGCTGGCCGATCTCCGGTAGGGAGGAGCGGGTGAGCTCCCGAACCAAGAACATGGCGATCTGACGGGGCAGGACCACCTCCTTGCGCCTCCCCCCGCCCAATAGCTCCTCAGGCCGGAGGGAGAAGTATTCGGCCACCTTGCGCACGATCTCTTGGGGGTCGATCTCCACCTCCCTGGAGGCGAAGATGTCGGAAAGGGCCTTGGTGGCCACAGCCCGGGTAAGCTCCACCCCGTTTAGGGAAGCATAGGCGATGGTGCGCATCAGGGCCCCCTCCAGCTCGCGGATGTTGGAGGTCACTTGGCGGGCTATGTACTCCAGCACCTCCTCGCTGATGCGCAGGCCCCGTTGTTCGGCGTTCATCTTCAGGATGGCGATGCGGGTTTCCAGGTCGGGGGGCTGGATGTCGGTGATCAGGCCCCATTCAAACCGGCTTCTTAGGCGGGCCTCGAGGGTC from Thermus caldifontis carries:
- the dnaN gene encoding DNA polymerase III subunit beta, yielding MKVTIPKNLLTEHVSLLERVIPTRSSNPLFTYLGLALSPGVLTLFGTNGEVDLEVRLHLSSEGEGRFLVPAQPFFQLVRSLPGDQVELAFGAELFLSSGSFSTRLSLAPDEGYPELFFPSHEGPSEPYPLQTLLSVEELQRALSHVRYAASNEEYRAIFRGVQLEFSEKGLRSVASDGYRLALYGLAKPQPFTKKAVVPARSVDEMVRVLKAMGEGEVALALGPGILGLATGGLGDSPQGQVRMAVRLMEGEFPDYERVIPKEFPLKATFEVEAFREALRRVSVLADRQNHRVDLMFEEGRAILSAEGDYGKGREEIRVRLEGTPLAVAYNARYLLEALSPLSGEASLFLSGPTSPSLLRPLEASLGAPGEGYQAVVVPLRV